One Mangifera indica cultivar Alphonso chromosome 4, CATAS_Mindica_2.1, whole genome shotgun sequence genomic region harbors:
- the LOC123214263 gene encoding L-type lectin-domain containing receptor kinase IX.2-like, with amino-acid sequence MLSEISFGFIYLVGLALIPLSNYAQDSPQDYVNAHNVVRSEVGVAPIIWNDTVAVYARDYAYQRTEDCTAEYSHGPYGENLANWSGSVNLSGTYIINKWASERLFYDYDSNSCTKSRCGNYTQIVWQDSHYLGCAKAPCKDGGHVFYCNYDPPGNLAGQRPYVNNPPAASPAPVPEAKAPQPDSPSPSVSPNPQALTPNSPSVPPHNTEAEKRRTLLVILIVGASVVIVGPVVIWIVLRWKRKLHKNEDVFVVSFGDEFEDGKGPKKFSYRELADATNNFGEELKLGEGGFGAVFKGFLKNMNIFVAVKKISRQSKQGSKEYKTEVNIISRLRHRNTVKLIGWSHEKELILVYEFMPNGSLDSHLFKGKSVLPWMVRYKIVQDVASALLYLHEEGDHCVLHRDIKSSNIMLDSDFKAKLGDFGLARLVGHSKGSKTTGFAGTVGYMAPECLTALSKASKQSDIYSFGVVVLEVACGRRSIEHNCEEDQISLVPWVWESYGNRRILDNADSKLCMNFHPEQMECLMIVGLWCAHPDRNLRPSIRQVIQVLNFELPLPELPPKMPVPRYDMPTATIASSGNQPSQSLTILR; translated from the coding sequence ATGTTGTCTGAAATTTCATTTGGATTTATTTATCTTGTCGGTTTAGCTCTCATCCCTCTCAGTAACTATGCCCAAGACTCACCTCAAGATTATGTAAATGCTCATAATGTGGTTCGTTCTGAGGTAGGTGTTGCTCCTATAATTTGGAACGACACTGTAGCGGTCTATGCAAGAGACTATGCTTACCAGAGGACAGAGGATTGCACTGCTGAGTATTCACACGGGCCTTACGGTGAGAACCTGGCTAATTGGAGTGGTTCAGTTAACTTATCGGGCACATATATCATAAATAAGTGGGCTTCTGAAAGACTTTTCTATGATTATGATTCTAATAGCTGTACAAAAAGCAGGTGTGGGAATTATACTCAGATTGTATGGCAAGATTCGCACTATCTTGGATGCGCTAAAGCTCCTTGCAAAGATGGGGGGCACGTCTTTTATTGCAACTATGACCCTCCTGGAAATCTAGCCGGTCAGCGCCCTTATGTTAACAATCCACCGGCTGCTTCACCTGCTCCTGTACCTGAAGCTAAAGCACCTCAGCCGGATTCGCCATCTCCTTCTGTTTCTCCTAATCCTCAAGCACTGACACCAAACTCTCCTTCGGTACCACCCCACAACACTGAAGCCGAGAAGAGAAGAACGTTGTTGGTAATTTTAATTGTTGGAGCAAGTGTCGTCATTGTTGGCCCAGTTGTTATTTGGATTGTTTTAAGATGGAAAAGGAAGCTACATAAAAATGAAGATGTCTTTGTTGTGTCATTCGGTGATGAATTTGAAGATGGAAAGGGACCTAAGAAGTTTTCCTACCGTGAATTGGCTGATGCAACGAATAACTTTGGGGAGGAACTGAAACTTGGTGAAGGTGGGTTTGGGGCGGTGTTTAAAGGTTTCTTAAAGAACATGAATATCTTTGTTGCTGTTAAGAAGATTTCAAGACAATCTAAACAAGGGAGCAAGGAGTATAAAACAGAGGTGAATATAATTAGCCGATTGAGACACAGGAATACGGTTAAGCTTATAGGTTGGTCGCATGAAAAAGAATTGATTCTCGTTTATGAGTTCATGCCTAATGGCAGTCTAGATTCTCATCTCTTCAAAGGAAAAAGTGTGTTACCATGGATGGTAAGGTACAAAATTGTGCAAGATGTAGCTTCAGCTTTGCTATACCTACACGAAGAAGGGGATCACTGCGTATTGCATAGAGATATTAAATCAAGTAACATTATGTTAGATTCAGATTTTAAAGCTAAACTTGGAGATTTCGGATTAGCTCGACTTGTTGGGCACTCAAAAGGGTCAAAAACCACTGGCTTTGCAGGAACAGTGGGTTACATGGCTCCTGAATGTCTCACAGCATTAAGCAAGGCTAGTAAGCAGTCGGACATTTATAGCTTCGGAGTAGTTGTGTTGGAAGTTGCTTGTGGAAGAAGATCAATAGAGCACAACTGTGAGGAGGATCAAATTTCACTGGTTCCTTGGGTTTGGGAGTCATATGGAAATAGAAGGATCCTTGATAACGCTGACAGCAAATTGTGTATGAATTTTCATCCGGAACAAATGGAATGTTTGATGATTGTTGGGCTCTGGTGTGCACACCCAGATCGTAATCTGAGGCCATCTATAAGACAAGTTATACAAGTTCTTAATTTTGAGTTACCATTGCCCGAACTTCCACCTAAGATGCCCGTCCCCAGGTATGATATGCCCACTGCTACAATTGCAAGTTCAGGTAATCAGCCCTCCCAGTCTCTAACTATTCTTCGTTGA